One segment of Desulfobacteraceae bacterium DNA contains the following:
- a CDS encoding KpsF/GutQ family sugar-phosphate isomerase, with product VEAMHGDLGIVSRDDVFLALSNSGETEELNMLVPIIRDIGCTVIALTGKTGSTLAKASDIVIDVGVAREACPLGLAPTASTTALLAMGDALAVVLINRKNFKTSDFRKFHPGGSLGQRLSRCVGDFMLTGAVVPQVAPGTPMAEALREIDRCRLGATLVVQPDGFLAGIVTDGDIRRWLLHHGDIFGEVVDAVMTPHPRSVSPETPAFDALNLMEHCQITVLPITNPIGKLRGVLHLHDILGKGEFKFNGR from the coding sequence GTGGAGGCCATGCACGGCGACCTCGGGATCGTCAGCCGCGACGACGTGTTCCTGGCGCTTTCCAACAGCGGCGAGACCGAAGAGCTCAACATGCTGGTGCCCATCATCCGCGACATCGGCTGCACCGTGATCGCCCTGACGGGCAAGACCGGCTCCACCCTGGCCAAGGCGAGCGACATCGTGATCGACGTCGGGGTGGCGCGCGAGGCCTGTCCCCTGGGCCTGGCCCCCACCGCCAGCACCACGGCGCTACTGGCGATGGGGGATGCGCTGGCGGTGGTGCTCATCAACCGCAAGAACTTCAAGACCTCCGATTTCAGGAAATTCCACCCCGGCGGTTCGCTGGGGCAGCGGCTTTCCCGCTGCGTGGGGGACTTCATGCTGACCGGCGCCGTCGTTCCGCAGGTGGCCCCGGGCACCCCCATGGCGGAGGCCCTCAGGGAAATTGATCGCTGCAGGCTGGGGGCCACCCTGGTCGTGCAGCCGGACGGTTTTCTCGCCGGGATCGTCACCGACGGCGACATCCGGCGCTGGCTTTTGCACCACGGCGACATCTTTGGGGAGGTGGTGGATGCCGTCATGACCCCCCATCCCCGCTCGGTCAGCCCCGAGACGCCGGCCTTCGACGCGCTCAACCTGATGGAGCATTGTCAGATCACGGTCCTGCCCATCACCAACCCCATCGGCAAGCTCAGGGGGGTGCTGCATCTGCACGACATTCTGGGGAAAGGTGAA